In the genome of Helicovermis profundi, the window TTTTATATGCTTTTAAATGTTCTAATATGTTTTTTTCAATCATATATAGCCTCCAAGATTGCTAATGAATTGTTTATCCAATGCCTTAGATTGTGTTTTTCTAAGCTTCATCAGAAGCAAAAATTCACGCTGAAGCCAAGAAATTCATTTATGCCAAATAGATTTACCAACATCATCAATATGAGTTTTTAATTTTTCATTTGAAATATCTTGATAGTTAATTATATCAAGAAAGTAAGGTATAGGATAAACTTCATTTAAATCTTCATTAACTCGTCTTAATATATTTCTATCAACTAAATCTCCTTTTAACGCTAAATCTATATCAGAAGCTTTCTTAAAATTGCCCATCGCACGACTTCCAAAAATAATAACTTCTTCTATTTCTGAATATTTACTAACAGATTTTATTATATAATCTAAATCTCTTTTCAGTAAACCATACATAATTAAATCTCCTTACTTAGTTTTTCATACAATTTTTTTACTTCTGGAAAATATACATTAACAATATCTTTAGCCATTTTCTCAGCTAGTTTTTCATCATAAGTATGAACAGTTAAATTTCTATCTGAAAGCGCATCTATCCAGATATAACCATTATCGATCAATTCCATCTGAAGTGCTTGCTTTATAGTTTCTCTAGGGCTTTTTACATAAAACTCATATGATTCAAGGTAATCTTTCATAACTTTCCAAGCTAGTTCAAATGAGATTTCAAATAACTGAATAATTCCGGCTTGCTCTAATTCATTTTCAATAGGACGCGAAATATATCTATCAAGAAGTCTATATGATTTTTCGAAATTTTCAAATCTCTGTTTCCATCTAATATCTTTATAATTATCCATTTTACAACTCCTTTTAATTCTAAGAAATCCACATATATACTCTTATCATAATTTATTTCTATATGAAAATCAAAATTTTTTCATCATATTCATTGCACTTTACAATAAATACAAATATTTTTATAGGCTCACTTATACAAATCACGACTTTTTAACCGGATCTAATTCAAGAAAACAATTAAAGGAATATATAAAAAGATGTACCTTTATAAAGCTAATAAAATTCATAAAGTAAAGAGTCTTATCAAAAAAAGATAAGACTCTTTACTTTATATCAATTTCCCCATGAATCATCGCTATGACATGTTCAAAAAAAGCTTCTTCCACATTTATTCGCGGCTCTTAATTATTACTTCAACCTACTCATTCTACTTTTTTCTAATTTTTTTAACTAACATAACAATTCCAAAAATAATTAATGCAATTACTAATAAAAATCCAATTAAAAATCCCATAATGCTAGCAGATTTATTAATAGACAAATTAAATTCTTTTCCATAGTCTTCATTATTTTTAGGCATCACTAATAAATAATAAGTTTGATTAGCTTTTAAATCAACATATACATAATCAGAATATCCGCTTTCAAATTTATTGTCTTTTACTGTAAGTAAATCTTTATCTGCTATAACAAAAGAAAGAGGCACTTTTTCAGCATTATTAACATTAAAATCATATTCCCCATCTTGGTCTACTTGAAGCTCATAAATATTAGAAACGCCTCCGCTAATAAGAGTATCTACAATTTTTGCATCAGCTACATTATATTTCTTAAAATTAGTATCATTTGTATTTACTTTTGAAGTATTATTATCATTACTATTTTTAGTATTTGTACTCGCTTCTGGTTTTGTGTCTGTTTCTATAACAGAATCTGATTTATCACTAGAAGATGAATCTGATTCTACACTACTAGCATTACTACTACTTATTGACATATTCTTTATTAAATCTGCATTCTCTTTCACTAAATCTTCTAACTTACTTCCTGTAGCCATATCTAAATTATTTAAAAAATCTTTTTTTGAAATATCTCCATTAATAACATCTACTATGTCTTTTGATCTAGTAGAAATCCTCATAAGTAAATTTCCACTACCGTCTACATAATTAATAGTAACATTTGATATCCAAGGAGCATCTTCAAGCGAAATCAAAGTCATTGCATAGTATTCATTCATAATTTCTTCGTATTTTCCAACATATTCTACATTTAGTTTCACTTCATTTTTATCTACAAAGATACCATCAATATAGGAATCAAAAACACTTAAATCATCATAAAGTTTTTTCTCTGTACTCCTAGTATCTTTAATTATAAAAGTTTCAATAAATTCATTGTCGTCAATTTTACTATCTTCGTAATCTTTAATATCACTAGCTGAAATAACTATATCCATATATGGAAGATAGTTATCATAAAGTTTTAATGTAAGATTATCTATAAGCATCATAGAATATACAGTATCAATAAGATCTACCATATTATATAAAGTCTCTTTATCAAAATAATTTAAATCAAGTTTAAGTGTAAGATCATTTCCGTCAAAATGTGCATCCACCTTGTCTAAATATTCGTACTGCTTAAGTGTATCTTCAATAGCACCTTCTGGATTTACTTCAGCAAAAGAAGCGCCTATACTTAAAACAAAAATAAGTATAATTAAAACAAATTTTAACTTTAATTTATTATCTATTTTCATTTTGCACCACCTTCTTTAAAATAAATTTTATCAGATTTTAAGTAGTATATATAAGTTGCAGCCCTTTCTCTATAAGTTAGAGCTTTAGAATCTTGATTTAAAATTTTATATGACATAAATTTAATTGGTTCCTTAAAAAAATTGCTTTTTCCATCACTAAAAGTTATATAATCATCTCCAGAAACTAAAGCATCTTCTCCTGTATCTCTTATCTTTTCATATGCTGCTTTTACAGCTTCTTTATTGGACATTTTTTTTCTTGACTCAATATAGGTATCAGAAAAAATCCTATACTCTCTTGCAGCCGCTTTTCCAAGAGCTTTTTTCTTTGCATTTGCAAGTTTATCTAACTGATCTTGAACCATTTTCCCAGCAAAACCAGCATTCTTTAAAACATATTCCTTAACAACAGAAAACGTTTCTTCTTTT includes:
- a CDS encoding nucleotidyltransferase substrate binding protein; amino-acid sequence: MDNYKDIRWKQRFENFEKSYRLLDRYISRPIENELEQAGIIQLFEISFELAWKVMKDYLESYEFYVKSPRETIKQALQMELIDNGYIWIDALSDRNLTVHTYDEKLAEKMAKDIVNVYFPEVKKLYEKLSKEI
- a CDS encoding nucleotidyltransferase domain-containing protein encodes the protein MYGLLKRDLDYIIKSVSKYSEIEEVIIFGSRAMGNFKKASDIDLALKGDLVDRNILRRVNEDLNEVYPIPYFLDIINYQDISNEKLKTHIDDVGKSIWHK